The following coding sequences are from one Paenibacillus tundrae window:
- a CDS encoding PhoH family protein: MKKIFVLDTNVLLHDPNAIFAFEEHEVIIPAVVLEEIDSKKRNADEIGRNARNVSRLLDGLRELGHLHSGVPLANGGNLKVELNHRSFVKVQEMFGEVSNDNRILAVAVNYQIEENEKEVVERQVVLVSKDVLVRIKADVLGLVTQDYLSDRTAGLSELYPGYTALKVHPSVIDEFYTYRFLPIKPLQLSYSLYPNEFVILKDEMGTNKSALLKVNTEGTKLEPLFLSNDNVWGISARNAQQRMALELLLNDDIPLVTITGKAGTGKTLLALAAGLLKVEDDHKYKKLLIARPVVPMGKDIGYLPGEKEEKLRPWMQPIYDNLEFLFDTKKAGDIDKILMGLGSIQVEALTYIRGRSIPGQFIIIDEAQNLSRHEVKTIVSRVGEGSKIILMGDPEQIDHPYLDSASNGLTYIVERFKQEGISGHIMLEKGERSKLAQLAADLL, from the coding sequence ATGAAAAAGATTTTTGTATTGGATACCAACGTGCTTCTGCATGACCCCAATGCCATATTTGCCTTTGAGGAACATGAGGTAATCATTCCCGCGGTTGTACTGGAGGAGATCGACTCCAAGAAAAGAAATGCCGATGAAATAGGCCGCAATGCCCGCAATGTATCAAGGTTGCTTGATGGACTACGTGAGTTAGGGCATCTGCATAGTGGTGTGCCTCTTGCCAATGGAGGGAACCTAAAAGTTGAGTTGAATCATCGCAGTTTCGTAAAGGTACAGGAGATGTTTGGTGAAGTATCTAATGATAATCGTATTTTGGCTGTCGCTGTGAATTATCAGATTGAAGAAAATGAAAAAGAGGTTGTAGAACGACAGGTCGTTCTGGTCAGTAAAGATGTCCTTGTTCGGATCAAAGCCGATGTACTTGGTTTGGTTACACAAGATTACTTATCGGATCGGACAGCAGGGCTGAGTGAACTGTATCCAGGTTATACCGCCTTGAAGGTGCACCCATCCGTTATTGATGAGTTCTACACCTATCGCTTTCTCCCGATCAAACCATTGCAACTATCCTATTCACTCTATCCAAATGAATTTGTCATTCTCAAAGATGAGATGGGTACGAATAAATCAGCGTTGCTCAAGGTAAATACAGAAGGAACCAAGCTTGAGCCGCTTTTTCTTAGTAATGATAATGTGTGGGGAATTAGTGCACGTAACGCACAACAACGCATGGCTCTTGAGCTGCTGCTGAATGATGATATCCCTCTTGTGACGATAACGGGAAAAGCAGGAACAGGCAAAACGTTACTGGCACTTGCGGCAGGTTTGTTAAAAGTGGAAGATGATCATAAATATAAAAAGCTATTGATTGCTCGTCCTGTAGTTCCAATGGGAAAAGATATCGGTTATCTACCTGGCGAGAAAGAAGAGAAGCTACGCCCGTGGATGCAACCGATCTATGATAACCTGGAGTTTCTGTTTGATACCAAAAAAGCAGGGGATATTGATAAAATCCTAATGGGATTAGGCAGTATTCAAGTCGAAGCCCTCACGTATATCCGCGGACGCTCCATCCCAGGACAATTCATTATCATTGATGAAGCGCAGAATCTTTCCCGTCATGAAGTGAAGACGATTGTATCAAGGGTTGGTGAAGGCAGTAAAATCATCCTAATGGGCGACCCTGAGCAGATTGACCACCCTTATCTGGATTCTGCAAGTAATGGTTTAACATACATCGTAGAGAGATTCAAACAAGAAGGAATCAGTGGACACATTATGCTCGAAAAAGGAGAACGATCCAAGCTTGCTCAATTAGCTGCAGACTTGTTGTGA
- a CDS encoding YhcN/YlaJ family sporulation lipoprotein, with translation MKFGICALLLIFILTGCNSTSHNASQNASQDQYKMHPRSYGGNITTQQDRMRGSHMLDAQDDLRNPTGLEPVPENTGEVHDTNIVDDAQTGRMPNDQRIHHLKALAKQVEGVEDANCVILGNTAVVGIDVDGELERARVGTIKYAVAEALRKDPEGVDSIVTADADVTERIKEIGEHIRQGHPISGFASELADMVGRIIPQLPKDVQVRQNPDEQNEQQPQMQQQQQQQHSTDKRQQKAQ, from the coding sequence ATGAAATTTGGGATATGCGCGCTGCTTCTGATCTTTATACTTACAGGCTGTAACAGTACTTCGCATAACGCTTCGCAGAATGCTTCACAAGATCAGTACAAGATGCATCCAAGAAGTTATGGAGGTAATATTACAACTCAGCAAGATCGGATGAGAGGATCTCATATGCTGGACGCACAAGATGATCTTAGAAACCCTACAGGACTTGAACCAGTTCCTGAAAATACAGGTGAAGTCCATGATACAAACATCGTAGATGATGCACAAACAGGCCGGATGCCTAATGATCAACGAATTCATCACCTCAAAGCACTCGCTAAGCAAGTGGAAGGTGTGGAGGATGCCAATTGTGTCATTCTAGGTAATACTGCTGTAGTTGGTATCGATGTTGATGGCGAGCTTGAGCGTGCACGCGTTGGTACCATTAAATACGCTGTTGCCGAGGCTCTTCGTAAAGACCCTGAGGGTGTAGATTCTATTGTTACGGCAGATGCCGATGTCACTGAACGAATCAAAGAAATTGGTGAGCATATCCGTCAAGGACACCCGATCTCCGGTTTTGCCTCAGAGCTTGCTGATATGGTGGGACGAATCATCCCACAGCTACCAAAAGACGTACAGGTTCGACAAAATCCCGATGAACAAAATGAGCAGCAACCTCAAATGCAACAGCAACAGCAGCAACAACATTCTACAGACAAAAGACAACAAAAAGCCCAGTGA
- a CDS encoding pyridoxamine 5'-phosphate oxidase family protein, which yields MSEAVTQLTESLLQQFKHETFVLLNTVDLEFGGPTSTAISWIYAENASTLRVALDHRSRLVKNMIHNPLITVTVFGEEMVYAINGRASVRQDPLQDVPFNMCCFDISIEAVRNALFYGAQLSSVPQYVKIYDQRAAEKLDEQVFAAMKKA from the coding sequence ATGTCCGAAGCCGTCACACAATTAACTGAATCTCTTTTGCAACAGTTCAAACATGAGACATTTGTCCTCCTGAACACCGTTGATTTGGAATTCGGAGGCCCTACATCTACTGCGATTTCATGGATTTATGCAGAGAATGCTTCGACTCTTCGTGTTGCACTGGATCATCGTTCACGTCTCGTGAAGAATATGATCCATAATCCATTGATAACTGTCACTGTATTTGGAGAAGAGATGGTGTATGCCATTAACGGTCGTGCTTCGGTACGCCAAGATCCATTGCAGGATGTTCCATTTAATATGTGCTGTTTCGACATTTCAATCGAAGCTGTGCGAAATGCGTTGTTTTATGGAGCTCAGCTATCCTCTGTGCCTCAATATGTCAAAATATACGATCAGCGTGCTGCTGAAAAATTAGATGAGCAGGTGTTTGCTGCGATGAAAAAAGCCTAG
- a CDS encoding LCP family protein: MNSNGLPPRRQAPTKSSTSGSKNGKGQPKKKKKGLRAFAKIVLSLFVIGILVGAGYIYWVYNQVADTGIDKPVPAGMSAKTKPITMLLLGTDNRPETGTYLSDVVMVASMNPETKTATIVSLPRDTRIVLDGYKSNKLNSYYPRFKAQEKTSGKKAEDQMKEMMGKYLGVDINYTTVLNFQAFRDAVNAVGGVDVTVDKNMCYRDKADGTDINLKAGPQHLDGKEALDFVRYRKSNCDPKTQESNDFDRNKRQNQVLNSMLDQMKSLGGVTKIGKVIGAVDDNMTTDVESEQMKNFISTYWDISKSDVHYTPVTGEWRSPYVYINETELANAKQALQDTLSGKVTASPAAE, encoded by the coding sequence ATGAATTCGAACGGCTTACCTCCACGGAGACAGGCACCGACGAAATCCAGTACTTCTGGATCGAAGAATGGCAAGGGTCAACCTAAGAAAAAGAAAAAAGGGTTGCGAGCATTTGCGAAGATCGTACTCAGTTTGTTCGTCATCGGCATATTGGTGGGGGCTGGATATATCTACTGGGTGTACAACCAAGTAGCGGATACAGGTATTGATAAACCGGTACCTGCAGGGATGTCGGCTAAGACCAAACCGATTACGATGCTACTTTTAGGTACGGATAATCGTCCTGAGACAGGAACTTACCTATCCGATGTAGTGATGGTGGCTTCCATGAATCCGGAGACCAAAACGGCAACGATAGTGTCGCTACCACGGGATACACGCATTGTATTGGATGGATATAAATCGAATAAATTGAACTCATATTATCCGAGATTTAAGGCACAGGAGAAAACCTCCGGTAAAAAAGCGGAAGATCAGATGAAAGAAATGATGGGCAAGTATCTTGGTGTGGACATCAATTATACAACCGTCTTGAATTTCCAAGCTTTCCGCGATGCCGTTAATGCGGTTGGTGGGGTAGATGTGACTGTAGATAAAAATATGTGTTACCGAGATAAAGCAGATGGTACAGATATTAATCTCAAAGCAGGCCCACAGCATCTCGATGGTAAAGAAGCGCTTGACTTCGTTCGTTACCGTAAATCGAATTGTGATCCCAAAACACAAGAATCCAACGATTTTGACCGAAATAAACGCCAAAACCAAGTGTTGAATTCCATGTTAGATCAGATGAAGTCACTAGGTGGTGTTACCAAAATCGGTAAGGTTATTGGTGCAGTGGATGACAATATGACCACAGATGTGGAATCAGAACAAATGAAAAATTTCATTTCCACGTATTGGGATATATCTAAATCGGATGTACACTATACTCCAGTGACAGGTGAGTGGAGAAGTCCATATGTATATATCAACGAGACGGAGCTAGCGAATGCAAAGCAAGCTCTGCAGGATACGTTATCCGGTAAAGTGACTGCGTCTCCAGCAGCAGAATAA
- a CDS encoding YlaH-like family protein: MQAWFASHPIVAYIVIFVLITYVYNKVFRVRQKLPLVKEIFLYLLMAMGTFMLLIFQIDKLPIIQCLLVAVGLMLLVRVRYFIEGRQKKKAEASARNS; the protein is encoded by the coding sequence ATGCAAGCATGGTTCGCATCACACCCGATCGTAGCCTATATCGTCATCTTTGTGCTAATAACTTACGTATACAACAAGGTGTTTCGGGTACGTCAGAAGTTACCACTCGTTAAGGAAATTTTCCTCTATCTGTTGATGGCGATGGGCACATTCATGCTTCTTATTTTTCAGATCGATAAGCTTCCCATCATTCAATGTTTGCTGGTAGCGGTTGGTTTGATGTTGTTAGTACGAGTGCGCTATTTTATTGAAGGTCGTCAAAAGAAAAAAGCGGAAGCTTCCGCACGGAACTCATAA